One genomic segment of Panicum virgatum strain AP13 chromosome 2N, P.virgatum_v5, whole genome shotgun sequence includes these proteins:
- the LOC120662275 gene encoding 2-oxoglutarate dehydrogenase, mitochondrial-like, which translates to MTWFRAASGAARLALRRSLATRAPPAAATTRCGRGFHSTALRPRSAAPAPRAVPLSRLSDSFLDGTSSVYLEELQRAWEADPSSVDESWDNFFRNFVAQASPSAGVSGQTIQESMQLLLLVRAYQVNGHMMAKLDPLGLDDRAVPEDLRLGLYGFTDADLDREFFLGVWRMSGFLSENRPVLTLREILSKLQQAYCGPIGYEYMHIPDRDKCNWLREKIETAKPRDYDKDRRLVMLDRLIWSTQFENFLATKWATAKRFGLEGGETLIPGMKEMFDRAADLGVENIVIGMPHRGRLNVLGNVVRKPLSQIFSEFTGGTRPVKGEDGLYTGTGDVKYHLGTSYDRPTRGGKRIHLSLVANPSHLEAVDPVVIGKTRAKQFYSNDADRTKNMGILIHGDGSFAGQGVVYETLHLSALPNYTNGGTIHIVVNNQVAFTTDPRAGRSSQYCTDVAKALNAPIFHVNGDDLEAVVCVCELAAEWRQTFHSDVVVDLICYRRFGHNEIDEPSFTQPKMYQVIKNHPSSLKLYEQKLLGSGEVSKEDVQKIHDKVNRILNEEFTKSKDYVPNKRDWLSAYWTGFKSPEQISRVRNTGVKPEILKRVGQAITTLPENFKPHRAVKKIFELRAAMIQSGEGIDWAVAEALAFATLIVEGNHVRLSGQDVERGTFSHRHAVLHDQETGAKYCPLDHVAMNQSAELFTVSNSSLSEFAVLGFELGYSMENPNSLVLWEAQFGDFSNGAQVMFDQFLSSGEAKWLRQTGLVVLLPHGYDGQGPEHSSARLERFLQMSDDNPFVIPEMEPTLRKQIQECNWQVVNVTTPANYFHVLRRQIHREFRKPLIVTAPKNLLRHKDCKSNLSEFDDVEGHPGFDKQGTRFKRLIKDRNDHKQVEEGINRLILCSGKVYYELDEERKKSERSDVAICRVEQLCPFPYDLIQRELKRYPNAEIVWCQEEPMNMGAYSYISPRLYTAMKALGRGSFEDIKYIGRAPSAATATGFLSVHVQEQSELVKKALQPEPNKFP; encoded by the exons ATGACGTGGTTCCGCGCCGCCTCGGGCGCTgcccgcctcgccctccgccgcagcctcgccacCCGCGccccgccagccgccgccaccacccgaTGCGGCCGCGGCTTCCACTCCACCGCCCTGCGGCCTcgctccgccgcccccgcgccccgcGCCGTCCCGCTCTCCCGCCTCTCCGACAGCTTCCTCGACGGCACCAGCAGCGTCTACCTCGAGGAGCTCCAGCGCGCCTGGGAGGCCGACCCCTCCTCCGTCGACGAGTCGTGGGACAACTTCTTCCGCAACTTCGTCGCCCAGGCCTCCCCCTCCGCCGGCGTCTCCGGCCAGACCATCCAGGAGAGtatgcagctcctcctcctcgtcaggGCCTACCAGGTCAACGGCCACATGATGGCCAAGCTCGACCCCCTCGGCCTCGACGACAGAGCCGTCCCCGAGGACCTCCGCCTCGGCCTCTACGGCTTCACTGACGCCGACCTGGACAGGGAGTTCTTCCTCGGCGTCTGGAGGATGTCCGGTTTCCTCTCCGAGAACCGCCCCGTCCTCACCCTCCGCGAGATCCTCAGCAAGCTCCAGCAGGCCTACTGCGGCCCCATCGGCTACGAGTACATGCACATCCCCGACAGGGACAAGTGCAACTGGCTCAGAGAAAAGATCGAGACCGCCAAGCCCAGGGACTACGACAAGGACCGCCGCCTCGTCATGCTCGACAGGCTCATCTGGAGCACGCAGTTCGAGAACTTCCTCGCCACCAAGTGGGCCACCGCCAAGAGGTTTGGCCTTGAGGGTGGTGAGACGCTCATCCCTGGCATGAAGGAGATGTTCGATAGAGCTGCTGACCTCGGCGTCGAGAACATTGTCATCGGTATGCCGCACAGGGGGAGGCTCAACGTCCTTGGTAATGTTGTCCGCAAACCATTGTCTCAGATATTCAGCGAGTTCACTGGTGGTACAAGGCCTGTTAAAGGTGAGGATGGGCTCTACACTGGAACTGGTGATGTCAAGTACCACCTCGGTACCTCCTATGACCGCCCTACTCGTGGTGGCAAGAGGATTCACTTGTCCTTGGTCGCCAATCCCAGTCATCTGGAAGCTGTTGATCCTGTTGTTATTGGCAAGACACGTGCCAAGCAATTCTACTCTAACGACGCCGACAGGACAAAGAACATGGGTATTCTGATACACGGAGATGGTAGCTTTGCTGGTCAGGGTGTGGTCTACGAGACACTCCATCTAAGTGCCCTCCCGAACTACACTAATGGTGGAACCATACATATTGTTGTTAACAACCAAGTTGCCTTCACGACCGATCCAAGAGCTGGCAGGTCCTCCCAGTACTGCACAGATGTTGCCAAAGCCCTGAACGCTCCTATATTCCATGTAAATGGGGACGATTTAGAGGCTGTCGTCTGTGTATGTGAGCTTGCAGCAGAGTGGCGCCAGACTTTTCACTCAGATGTGGTTGTCGATCTAATCTGCTACCGCCGTTTTGGGCATAATGAAATCGATGAACCCTCCTTCACACAGCCAAAGATGTATCAG GTCATTAAGAACCATCCCAGCTCATTGAAGCTTTATGAGCAGAAACTGCTAGGATCAGGAGAAGTCTCGAAAGAAGATGTCCAGAAGATCCATGACAAGGTGAACCGTATCTTGAATGAAGAATTTACAAAGAGCAAAGACTATGTTCCCAACAAGAGGGATTGGCTCTCTGCTTACTGGACTGGCTTTAAGTCGCCCGAGCAAATATCACGTGTTCGCAACACTGG GGTCAAGCCGGAGATACTGAAACGTGTTGGACAAGCAATTACTACACTGCCTGAAAACTTCAAGCCACACAGAGCAGTGAAGAAGATTTTTGAGCTTCGTGCAGCTATGATTCAGAGTGGCGAAGGAATTGATTGGGCTGTTGCAGAAGCCCTAGCCTTTGCAACACTTATTGTAGAAGGCAATCATGTTAGGCTAAGTGGACAGGATGTGGAAAGAGGAACTTTCAGCCACCGGCATGCAGTTCTGCATGACCAGGAAACTGGAGCGAAGTACTGCCCACTTGACCATGTTGCGATGAATCAAAGTGCGGAACTGTTTACTGTGAGTAATAG TTCACTTTCAGAATTTGCTGTCCTTGGGTTTGAATTGGGTTACTCCATGGAGAACCCTAATTCATTGGTTCTTTGGGAAGCACAATTTGGTGACTTTTCCAATGGTGCGCAAGTGATGTTTGACCAGTTTTTGAGCAGTGGAGAGGCAAAATGGTTGCGCCAAACTGGCCTTGTTGTTCTGCTTCCTCATGGTTATGATGGCCAAGGTCCCGAACATTCCAGTGCCCGTTTGGAGCGCTTCCTTCAG ATGAGCGATGATAATCCTTTTGTCATACCTGAGATGGAACCGACACTTCGCAAACAGATCCAAGAGTGTAACTGGCAAGTTGTGAATGTGACAACTCCTGCAAATTATTTCCATGTGCTGCGTCGTCAG ATACATAGGGAGTTCCGGAAGCCACTGATTGTAACAGCTCCTAAGAACCTGCTTCGGCACAAGGATTGCAAGTCCAATCTTTCTGAGTTTGATGATGTTGAAGGCCATCCGGGATTTGATAAGCAGGGAACACGTTTCAAGCGACTGATAAAGGACCGTAACGATCACAAGCAAGTCGAGGAGGGTATCAACCGTCTTATATTATGTTCTGGGAAA GTTTACTATGAACTTGACGAAGAGCGTAAAAAGTCAGAGCGCAGTGATGTTGCAATTTGCAGAGTTGAGCAACTTTGCCCATTCCCGTACGACCTTATCCAAAGAGAGCTTAAGAGATATCCAA ATGCGGAGATTGTGTGGTGCCAGGAGGAGCCCATGAACATGGGTGCATACAGCTACATCTCTCCTCGGCTCTATACTGCCATGAAGGCTCTTGGGCGGGGTTCGTTTGAAGACATCAAGTACATAGGCAGAGCACCTTCAGCTGCTACAGCCACAGGCTTCCTGTCGGTTCATGTACAGGAGCAGTCAGAGCTGGTAAAGAAGGCACTGCAGCCGGAGCCGAACAAGTTCCCCTGA